A region of Ornithodoros turicata isolate Travis chromosome 5, ASM3712646v1, whole genome shotgun sequence DNA encodes the following proteins:
- the LOC135394757 gene encoding uncharacterized protein LOC135394757 isoform X1 has translation MTPYLFSWTGLLFLSVASATRLFNDTTSNTTTDGPTESSTHTVATTLTYLETASTDAQETPSSTASDVTHSTTAHGFAEAGATTQNASTIHTTDNGTLQSNKSTTQTIHTETPTLTTLLPLSTLPLETDATTVLTTTKGTTTVNDTTAPHATEEESSTETTLTTEETTTWTTFFPKRNATTPKRRISDNVMKSTPSTRRLMLVLRGNCSKENLMGDLEQAFKKLSPVENISVTEIHCSTILDVNVTLSAGELQLKQLLRNLSLTRNLPVGEDGSAAHRFVLTDFSVREDVPSDGATSVRPRWVPTDEELIIYIAVGVLFGIVLVIAFVVCTIKCCRRQPTKTLDFLETPHLNLRLEDYSLTRIPRPHTIYADHLRTPTSENGPTPHFGGPGLVQPFDTCIVPLEDAPPRRLKEDRQVHPSSQRMRTFGQTATSPSRTPGPRTRRIDDVEDDSESRRSRSLSSSRERLAYQRKYGPHGVDNPIFVPDSFYGRKAKG, from the exons atgacaccttatCTCTTTTCTTGGACGGGACTCCTCTTCTTATCTGTTGCCTCTGCCACAAGGCTCTTCAATGACACCACTTCCAACACCACAACTGACG GACCCACGGAATCCTCAACACACACCGTCGCAACAACGCTCACCTACCTGGAGACAGCCTCCACAGATGCACAAGAGACACCATCGTCAACCGCGTCTGACGTCACACATAGTACCACCGCACACGGCTTCGCGGAGGCGGGAGCTACAACACAGAACGCCAGCACAATACACACAACAGATAATGGCACTCTTCAAAGTAATAAATCAACCACACAGACAATCCACACAGAAACCCCCACACTTACTACGCTTTTACCTTTGTCGACGCTGCCACTCGAAACTGATGCTACGACGGTATTGACAACAACGAAAGGCACCACGACCGTCAACGACACAACAGCGCCCCACGCGACAGAGGAAGAAAGTTCGACCGAGACGACTCTAACCACGGAAGAAACCACAACGTGGACAACCTTCTTTCCAAAACGAAATGCAACAACCCCAAAACGACGAATAAGTGACAATGTAATGAAGTCCACCCCCAGTACACGACGCCTCATGCTCGTCCTCAGAGGTAATTGCAGCAAGGAGAACTTGATGGGCGACCTGGAACAAGCCTTCAAGAAACTAAGCCCCGTAGAAAACATCAGCGTCACTGAAATTCATTGCAGCACCATCCTCGACGTCAACGTCACCCTCAGTGCGGGGGAGCTCCAACTAAAACAACTCCTCCGGAACTTAAGCTTAACCAGGAACCTCCCCGTCGGTGAAGACGGTTCAGCAGCTCACCGGTTCGTCCTAACGGACTTCTCGGTGCGCGAAGACGTACCGAGTGACGGCGCTACCTCGGTTCGGCCGAGATGGGTTCCGACGGATGAAGAACTCATCATATACATCGCGGTCGGAGTTCTTTTTGGTATAGTTCTCGTGATCGCGTTCGTGGTCTGTACCATCAAATGTTGCAGAAGACAACCGACAAAGACGTTAGACTTTTTAGAGACGCCACATCTCAACCTCCGTCTTGAAGACTACAGCTTAACGCGTATACCGAGACCTCACACCATATACGCGGACCATCTTCGTACCCCTACCAGTGAGAACGGGCCGACGCCACACTTTGGTGGTCCAGGTCTGGTCCAACCATTTGATACCTGCATCGTTCCTCTCGAAGACGCCCCGCCTCGAAGGCTCAAAGAAGACAGGCAAGTTCATCCCAGTAGTCAGCGTATGAGGACCTTCGGCCAGACAGCCACTTCGCCGTCGAGGACCCCCGGACCGCGGACCAGGAGGATTGACGATGTCGAAGACGACAGCGAATCGCGCAGGTCTAGAAGCCTGTCATCGTCACGTGAAAGGTTGGCGTATCAACGCAAGTATGGTCCGCATGGTGTCGACAACCCGATTTTTGTTCCAGATTCTTTTTACGGGAGAAAAGCTAAAGGGTGA
- the LOC135394757 gene encoding uncharacterized protein LOC135394757 isoform X2 — MTPYLFSWTGLLFLSVASATRLFNDTTSNTTTDGPTESSTHTVATTLTYLETASTDAQETPSSTASDVTHSTTAHGFAEAGATTQNASTIHTTDNGTLQSNKSTTQTIHTETPTLTTLLPLSTLPLETDATTVLTTTKGTTTVNDTTAPHATEEESSTETTLTTEETTTWTTFFPKRNATTPKRRISDNVMKSTPSTRRLMLVLRGNCSKENLMGDLEQAFKKLSPVENISVTEIHCSTILDVNVTLSAGELQLKQLLRNLSLTRNLPVGEDGSAAHRFVLTDFSVREDVPSDGATSVRPRWVPTDEELIIYIAVGVLFGIVLVIAFVVCTIKCCRRQPTKTLDFLETPHLNLRLEDYSLTRIPRPHTIYADHLRTPTSENGPTPHFGGPGLVQPFDTCIVPLEDAPPRRLKEDRQVHPSSQRMRTFGQTATSPSRTPGPRTRRIDDVEDDSESRRSRSLSSSRERFFLREKS, encoded by the exons atgacaccttatCTCTTTTCTTGGACGGGACTCCTCTTCTTATCTGTTGCCTCTGCCACAAGGCTCTTCAATGACACCACTTCCAACACCACAACTGACG GACCCACGGAATCCTCAACACACACCGTCGCAACAACGCTCACCTACCTGGAGACAGCCTCCACAGATGCACAAGAGACACCATCGTCAACCGCGTCTGACGTCACACATAGTACCACCGCACACGGCTTCGCGGAGGCGGGAGCTACAACACAGAACGCCAGCACAATACACACAACAGATAATGGCACTCTTCAAAGTAATAAATCAACCACACAGACAATCCACACAGAAACCCCCACACTTACTACGCTTTTACCTTTGTCGACGCTGCCACTCGAAACTGATGCTACGACGGTATTGACAACAACGAAAGGCACCACGACCGTCAACGACACAACAGCGCCCCACGCGACAGAGGAAGAAAGTTCGACCGAGACGACTCTAACCACGGAAGAAACCACAACGTGGACAACCTTCTTTCCAAAACGAAATGCAACAACCCCAAAACGACGAATAAGTGACAATGTAATGAAGTCCACCCCCAGTACACGACGCCTCATGCTCGTCCTCAGAGGTAATTGCAGCAAGGAGAACTTGATGGGCGACCTGGAACAAGCCTTCAAGAAACTAAGCCCCGTAGAAAACATCAGCGTCACTGAAATTCATTGCAGCACCATCCTCGACGTCAACGTCACCCTCAGTGCGGGGGAGCTCCAACTAAAACAACTCCTCCGGAACTTAAGCTTAACCAGGAACCTCCCCGTCGGTGAAGACGGTTCAGCAGCTCACCGGTTCGTCCTAACGGACTTCTCGGTGCGCGAAGACGTACCGAGTGACGGCGCTACCTCGGTTCGGCCGAGATGGGTTCCGACGGATGAAGAACTCATCATATACATCGCGGTCGGAGTTCTTTTTGGTATAGTTCTCGTGATCGCGTTCGTGGTCTGTACCATCAAATGTTGCAGAAGACAACCGACAAAGACGTTAGACTTTTTAGAGACGCCACATCTCAACCTCCGTCTTGAAGACTACAGCTTAACGCGTATACCGAGACCTCACACCATATACGCGGACCATCTTCGTACCCCTACCAGTGAGAACGGGCCGACGCCACACTTTGGTGGTCCAGGTCTGGTCCAACCATTTGATACCTGCATCGTTCCTCTCGAAGACGCCCCGCCTCGAAGGCTCAAAGAAGACAGGCAAGTTCATCCCAGTAGTCAGCGTATGAGGACCTTCGGCCAGACAGCCACTTCGCCGTCGAGGACCCCCGGACCGCGGACCAGGAGGATTGACGATGTCGAAGACGACAGCGAATCGCGCAGGTCTAGAAGCCTGTCATCGTCACGTGAAAG ATTCTTTTTACGGGAGAAAAGCTAA